In a genomic window of Scyliorhinus torazame isolate Kashiwa2021f chromosome 5, sScyTor2.1, whole genome shotgun sequence:
- the LOC140420232 gene encoding uncharacterized protein: protein MEKRWKCGDCGKGFRVPSELEVHRRIHTGERPFTCSVCERGFAQVSGLRKHQRVHTGERPFTCSQCEKGFTQLSTLRIHQRVHTGERPFTCSQCEKRFTTSSGLLAHKRVHTGERPFTCSQCQKGFTRLSVLQRHQRVHTGARRFTCSKCQKGFTQLSDLRTHQRVHIGERPFTCSQCEKGFTTSSDLLTHQRLHTGERPFTCSQCEKGFTTSSGLLTHQRVHTGERPFTCSQCEKGFTTSSNLLTHQRVHTGVRPFACSQCEKGFTTSSNLLTHQRVHTGVRPFACSQCEKGFTTSCSLLGHQRVHTGERPFTCSQCEKGFTTSSGLLRHQRVHTGEKAFTCSQCEKGFTTSSNLLTHQRVHTGVRPFACSQCEKGFTTSWSLRGHQRVHTGERPFTCSQCEKGFIWLSNLRKHQRVHTGEKALTCSS, encoded by the coding sequence atggagaaacggtggaaatgtggggactgtgggaagggattcagggtcccatctgagctggaagttcatcggcgcattcacactggggagaggccgttcacgtgctctgtgtgtgagaggggattcgCTCAGGTATCcggcctgcggaaacatcagcgagttcacactggggagaggccgttcacctgctctcagtgtgaaaagggattcactcagttatccaccctgcggatacatcagcgagttcacactggggagaggccgttcacctgctctcagtgtgagaagagattcactacttcatcgggaCTGCTGGCacataagcgagttcacactggggagaggccgttcacctgctctcagtgtcagaagggattcactcggttatccgtcctgcagagacatcagcgagttcacactggggcgaggcggttcacctgctctaagtgtcagaaaggattcactcagttatccgacctgcggacacaccagcgagttcacattggggagaggccgttcacctgctctcagtgtgagaagggattcactacttcatccgacctgctaacacaccagcgacttcacactggggagaggccgttcacctgctctcagtgtgagaagggattcactacttcatccggcctgctgacacaccagcgagttcacactggggagaggccgttcacctgctctcagtgtgagaagggattcactacttcatcgaacctgctgacacaccagcgtgttcacactggggtgaggccgttcgcctgctctcagtgtgagaagggattcactacttcatcgaacctgctgacacaccagcgtgttcacactggggtgaggccgttcgcctgctctcagtgtgagaagggattcactacttcatgtaGCCTGCtgggacaccagcgggttcacactggggagaggccgttcacctgctctcagtgtgagaagggattcactacttcatccggcctgctgagacaccagcgagttcacactggggagaaggcgttcacctgctctcagtgtgagaagggattcactacttcatcgaacctgctgacacaccagcgtgttcacactggggtgaggccgttcgcctgctctcagtgtgagaagggattcactacttcatggaGCCTGCggggacaccagcgggttcacactggggagaggccgttcacctgttctcagtgtgagaagggattcatttggttatccaacctgcggaaacaccagcgagttcacacaggggagaaggcgttaacctgctcttcgtga